One region of Deltaproteobacteria bacterium genomic DNA includes:
- a CDS encoding RNA methyltransferase, translating to MKSRTSHIAVVLCKPRVAGNVGAVARCGKNMGIDRLIVVGNQMLDRDEMYRLATHEASERIDEIVHTPSLETALADFQYVVGTTARLGNARGPVVSPREMAEQVGGVSQENRVALVFGPEDTGLTNEELRFCHLVVNIPTVEFRSLNLSHAVMILCYEILVWQSMSERPAIPKLATSYELEGMYGQIRDLLTKIGFLNPQNPEYWMMHLRRLFARTALLAKEVKIIRGICRQLEWFTANAGERDEKT from the coding sequence ATGAAATCCAGAACCAGCCATATCGCCGTTGTTCTCTGCAAACCACGCGTTGCCGGGAACGTGGGTGCTGTCGCCCGGTGCGGAAAGAACATGGGTATCGATCGTCTGATCGTCGTCGGAAACCAGATGCTCGACCGTGATGAAATGTACCGGCTTGCCACCCATGAAGCCTCTGAGCGTATTGATGAAATTGTACATACCCCCAGTCTGGAAACAGCTCTGGCCGACTTTCAATATGTAGTCGGGACCACGGCGCGTTTGGGCAATGCCCGTGGTCCCGTGGTCAGTCCACGGGAAATGGCTGAACAGGTCGGGGGGGTTTCCCAGGAAAATCGAGTGGCCCTTGTGTTTGGACCCGAAGATACGGGGCTGACGAATGAGGAGCTGCGTTTCTGCCATCTCGTTGTGAATATTCCCACCGTGGAATTCAGATCCCTCAATCTGTCCCATGCCGTCATGATCCTCTGTTATGAAATCCTTGTCTGGCAATCCATGTCAGAGCGACCTGCTATTCCCAAACTGGCGACATCATACGAGCTCGAAGGCATGTACGGGCAGATACGCGATCTCCTGACAAAAATAGGTTTTTTAAATCCCCAGAACCCGGAATATTGGATGATGCATCTTCGTCGTCTCTTTGCACGGACGGCCCTTCTTGCTAAGGAAGTGAAAATTATCCGGGGTATCTGCCGTCAGTTGGAGTGGTTTACGGCAAATGCCGGAGAGAGGGATGAAAAAACTTGA
- the rfaD gene encoding ADP-glyceromanno-heptose 6-epimerase yields the protein MIVVTGGAGFIGSAFVWKLNGEGIDDVVIVDRLGTSGKWQNLVNLRYADFLHKDVFLRMILEDRVPFPVRCLVHMGACSSTTETDADYLMENNFHYSCRVTEWALKHSARLIYASSAATYGDGTRGFDDDEAGINDLRPINMYGYSKQLFDQWCLRHEIQKRVAGIKFFNVFGPNEYHKGDMSSVIYKAFHQIRETGRVRLFQSHRPDYGDGEQRRDFVYVKDCVDVMWWLMENDNKNGIFNVGTGQSRTWNDLVLAVFNAMNLEPQIDYTPMPENLRTQYQYFTEAKMDKLRNQGCRLSFHPLEESVRDYVARYLSAREAHL from the coding sequence ATGATCGTCGTTACGGGCGGGGCCGGGTTTATCGGCAGTGCCTTTGTCTGGAAATTGAACGGTGAAGGAATCGATGATGTGGTCATCGTTGATCGTCTGGGTACCTCTGGCAAATGGCAAAATCTGGTCAATCTACGCTACGCGGATTTTCTGCACAAGGACGTTTTTCTTCGGATGATCCTGGAAGATCGGGTGCCCTTTCCCGTCAGGTGCCTTGTTCACATGGGGGCCTGTTCCTCCACGACCGAGACGGACGCCGACTACCTCATGGAGAACAACTTCCATTACTCCTGCCGCGTGACCGAATGGGCCTTGAAGCACAGTGCCCGTCTTATTTATGCCAGTTCCGCCGCCACCTACGGTGACGGGACGCGGGGATTTGACGATGACGAGGCAGGGATCAACGATCTTCGGCCCATCAACATGTACGGCTACTCCAAGCAGCTCTTCGATCAATGGTGTCTGCGTCACGAGATACAGAAGCGGGTCGCGGGGATAAAATTTTTCAATGTTTTCGGCCCCAATGAATACCACAAGGGGGATATGTCCAGCGTTATCTACAAGGCCTTCCACCAAATCAGGGAGACGGGTCGGGTGCGCCTGTTTCAATCCCACCGGCCGGATTACGGAGATGGAGAACAGCGACGCGATTTCGTCTATGTCAAGGACTGCGTGGATGTCATGTGGTGGCTCATGGAAAACGACAATAAAAACGGCATCTTCAATGTTGGAACGGGGCAATCCCGCACCTGGAACGATCTCGTTTTAGCCGTTTTCAATGCCATGAACCTGGAGCCTCAGATCGATTATACCCCGATGCCGGAAAACCTGCGGACTCAGTATCAGTATTTTACGGAAGCGAAGATGGACAAACTCCGGAACCAGGGTTGCCGGCTTTCCTTCCATCCCTTGGAGGAGTCGGTCCGAGATTACGTGGCCCGTTATCTGAGTGCCCGGGAGGCCCATCTGTGA
- a CDS encoding DegT/DnrJ/EryC1/StrS family aminotransferase: MAGAELIGKEEIREIMDVMETGVLMRYGFDNERKGIFKVRQLEEEFAAYCGTTHALGVTSGSAALKVALAAMGVGPGDEVIVPAFTFVASWEAVLEVGAIPVMGDIDTTLNLDPADIERKITPLTKAVIPVHMCGAMARIDKIMTVARKHNLLVLEDNAQGCGGSFQGKKLGTFADMGIFSFDYYKTITTGEGGMVVTDNKEFAWRADEYHDHGHDHNHAVPRAMEGRHILGFNYRMNELQGALGLAQLRKLDYVCSEQRKNKARIKAFLSRVRDVGFREVPDPDGDTATFVAFNLPTAELAAKFQQSLLAGGVDTTCYKTNKWHYAPNWEHMLSFATANPQQYPFKNPAYKGEIRYERNDIPQAEDLLGRTLVLGIQVRMSDERMAQIETAIVKAAREL; encoded by the coding sequence ATGGCCGGTGCGGAACTGATCGGTAAGGAAGAAATAAGGGAAATCATGGACGTTATGGAAACAGGCGTGCTGATGCGTTATGGATTCGATAACGAAAGAAAGGGCATTTTCAAGGTCAGGCAACTGGAAGAGGAATTCGCCGCCTATTGCGGCACGACTCACGCCCTGGGTGTCACCTCCGGCTCTGCGGCCCTGAAGGTGGCTCTGGCGGCTATGGGCGTCGGGCCCGGCGACGAGGTTATCGTTCCCGCCTTCACCTTTGTGGCGAGTTGGGAAGCGGTTCTGGAGGTCGGGGCCATCCCGGTCATGGGCGATATCGACACAACCCTCAACCTCGACCCGGCGGATATTGAGAGGAAAATCACGCCTCTGACAAAGGCGGTCATCCCCGTTCACATGTGTGGGGCCATGGCGCGTATCGATAAAATCATGACCGTGGCGAGAAAACACAACCTCCTGGTGCTGGAAGACAACGCCCAGGGATGCGGCGGCAGCTTTCAAGGGAAAAAACTGGGTACTTTTGCCGATATGGGCATTTTCAGTTTTGATTATTACAAAACCATTACCACCGGCGAAGGGGGTATGGTTGTTACGGATAACAAGGAATTCGCCTGGCGGGCCGACGAGTACCACGATCACGGCCATGACCATAATCACGCTGTCCCGCGGGCGATGGAGGGGCGGCATATCCTGGGATTCAACTACCGGATGAACGAACTCCAGGGTGCCCTGGGCCTCGCTCAACTACGAAAACTGGATTATGTCTGCAGCGAACAGCGCAAGAACAAGGCGCGGATCAAAGCTTTCCTGAGCCGGGTCCGGGATGTCGGCTTCCGGGAAGTGCCCGATCCGGACGGCGACACGGCGACGTTTGTCGCCTTCAATCTACCGACGGCGGAACTGGCTGCGAAGTTTCAGCAGAGTCTGTTGGCTGGCGGTGTCGATACGACCTGTTACAAAACGAATAAATGGCACTACGCTCCCAACTGGGAACATATGCTGTCTTTTGCGACGGCGAACCCGCAACAGTACCCATTCAAGAATCCTGCCTACAAGGGTGAGATCCGCTACGAACGGAATGATATCCCCCAGGCTGAGGATCTCCTGGGCAGGACCCTGGTTCTGGGTATCCAGGTGAGAATGTCGGATGAGCGGATGGCACAGATTGAGACGGCGATCGTGAAGGCCGCACGGGAACTGTAA
- a CDS encoding iron-containing alcohol dehydrogenase produces MKMQFAFTGAKKIVFGSGSFDALVEHIKELKGSRPLLVLDRNMAAAGFRERVEDLLKKDGMKYVIYDKVIPEPPIELVEEGAKAAVKGKCDCVVGIGGGSAMDTAKAISAVVGNKGKAVDYLGLNNIPGAGLPQIQVPTTAGTGSEVTFTAVFVRKDLRKKEGMNSPYLYPDIALCDPVLTLTLPPKPTAETGIDALCHAIESYTSLNASPMSEMFSLEAIRLISENLRTCVHNGSDLQAREQMLLGSLYAGIGLANAGVTAVHSLSYPLGGLYGVPHGLANTMILPAVMAYNLPGSLEKFTDIAEVMGEVTDNLPLREAAYLAVEAVEALIEDCGVTTRLDTLEIPETVFPDLAEVALTVARPLANNPCKMTLEDMIEIYRQCC; encoded by the coding sequence ATGAAAATGCAATTTGCCTTTACAGGCGCAAAGAAGATTGTCTTCGGCAGCGGGTCGTTTGATGCCTTGGTGGAGCATATCAAGGAGCTTAAGGGATCGCGGCCCCTCCTTGTTTTGGACCGGAATATGGCAGCGGCGGGTTTTCGCGAAAGGGTTGAGGACCTTCTGAAAAAGGACGGTATGAAATATGTAATATACGACAAGGTGATCCCCGAGCCGCCCATCGAACTGGTTGAAGAAGGGGCGAAAGCCGCCGTTAAGGGGAAATGTGACTGTGTCGTCGGGATCGGTGGTGGAAGCGCCATGGATACGGCCAAGGCCATTTCGGCCGTTGTGGGCAACAAAGGGAAGGCCGTGGATTACCTCGGTCTGAATAACATCCCCGGTGCGGGCCTGCCTCAAATTCAGGTGCCGACAACGGCAGGTACGGGAAGTGAAGTAACCTTCACCGCCGTTTTTGTGCGAAAGGACCTGAGGAAAAAGGAGGGGATGAACAGCCCCTACCTGTATCCGGATATTGCTCTGTGCGATCCGGTTCTGACGCTGACTCTGCCCCCGAAACCGACAGCGGAAACAGGGATCGATGCCCTGTGTCACGCCATCGAATCCTATACCTCACTGAATGCCTCGCCCATGAGCGAGATGTTTTCTCTGGAGGCGATCCGTCTCATTTCGGAGAACCTGCGGACCTGCGTCCACAACGGGAGCGACCTCCAAGCTCGTGAGCAGATGCTTCTGGGCAGTCTCTACGCCGGGATCGGTCTGGCCAACGCGGGCGTGACGGCAGTCCATTCCCTGTCCTATCCCCTGGGCGGTCTCTATGGGGTTCCTCATGGACTGGCCAACACGATGATCCTTCCGGCTGTCATGGCCTACAACCTGCCGGGTTCCCTGGAAAAATTCACGGATATCGCTGAGGTCATGGGAGAGGTGACAGACAATCTTCCTCTGCGGGAAGCGGCTTATCTGGCCGTGGAGGCCGTGGAAGCCCTGATCGAGGATTGCGGAGTCACAACACGATTGGATACCCTGGAGATTCCCGAAACGGTTTTCCCGGATCTGGCCGAGGTTGCCCTGACGGTGGCGCGTCCCCTGGCGAACAATCCATGCAAAATGACTCTGGAGGACATGATCGAAATTTACAGGCAATGCTGCTGA
- the gyrA gene encoding DNA gyrase subunit A — protein MEELSHQRTIPVNIEDEMRKSYVDYAMSVIIGRAIPDVRDGLKPVHRRALFAMNEMGNRWNRPFKKSARIVGDIIGKYHPHGDQAAYDTIVRMAQDFSMRYPLIDGQGNFGSIDGDPPAAMRYTEIRMDRFTEELLADLDKNTVDFVPNYDESMEEPVVLPAKIPVLLLNGSSGIAVGLATNMPPHNLREVVDGTVALINHPDISIEELVRYIHGPDFPTAGFINGREGIFSAYKTGRGIIRLRARAMIERNARSDKESIVITELPYQVNKANLIESISELVKEKKISGITDLRDESDREGIRVVIDLRRDEQSGVILNQLYKHTQMETSFGIIMLAIDRGQPRVFNLKEMLNSFIDFRREVVIRRSRFELDRAKERAHILEGLIIALNRIDEVIAVIKAAGTPQEATAHLCTRFGLSETQAKAILDMRLQRLTGLEREKIDTEYAELTWKIQELIALLADARKILDVIVKELIEIRDRFGDERRTEIVTSIEDIGIEDMIVEEDMVVTVSHSGYIKRNAVSLYRSQRRGGRGKVGMQPKAEDFVERIFIASTHHYILIFTTEGRVYWLKVYQIPQAGRAARGKAIINLINLSQQEKLAAILPVRDFTDDSSVVMVTQKGIVKKTVLSAYANPRSTGIIAMSGDEGDALIDVQITNNQQDIFLGTRKGKAIRFHADNIRDLGRTARGVMGIRMDEGDHVIGLEILASEGNAILTVSENGYGKRTVVSAYPLQGRGGKGTINLKTVSKVGYVAGICQVTGEEDVVLISDTGRIIRLRVDEITLIQRGTQGVKLIGLNEEERIVGMARVERDTSPEASEDDPESEEIELPGDEEGEEDKGAAF, from the coding sequence ATGGAAGAGTTATCACACCAGAGAACCATACCGGTTAATATAGAAGACGAGATGCGAAAGTCCTATGTGGACTATGCCATGAGCGTCATTATAGGACGAGCCATTCCGGATGTCCGTGACGGATTGAAACCCGTTCACCGTCGGGCCCTCTTCGCCATGAATGAAATGGGAAACCGATGGAATAGGCCCTTCAAAAAATCAGCGCGTATCGTTGGTGATATTATTGGTAAATATCATCCCCATGGTGACCAGGCGGCTTACGACACAATCGTCCGCATGGCACAGGATTTCTCAATGCGCTATCCCCTGATCGACGGGCAGGGAAACTTTGGTTCCATCGATGGTGACCCACCGGCGGCCATGCGTTATACGGAGATCCGTATGGATCGTTTCACGGAAGAACTCTTGGCCGATCTTGATAAAAACACGGTTGATTTTGTTCCGAATTATGATGAATCCATGGAGGAACCGGTGGTCTTACCCGCCAAAATACCGGTTTTACTTCTCAACGGTTCTTCGGGGATTGCCGTGGGTCTGGCAACCAATATGCCCCCCCATAATCTGAGAGAGGTCGTGGATGGAACGGTGGCGTTGATCAATCACCCGGACATCTCCATTGAGGAATTGGTGCGTTATATTCACGGGCCTGATTTTCCCACCGCTGGTTTTATAAACGGTCGTGAAGGGATCTTTTCTGCGTATAAAACGGGACGAGGCATCATACGATTGCGGGCCAGGGCGATGATAGAGCGGAACGCCAGAAGTGATAAGGAAAGCATTGTCATTACCGAACTGCCCTATCAGGTAAACAAAGCTAATCTCATTGAATCCATTTCAGAACTTGTTAAGGAAAAGAAAATATCCGGTATTACGGACCTTCGGGATGAATCAGACCGCGAGGGTATACGTGTTGTTATTGATTTGAGACGGGACGAGCAGTCCGGTGTCATTCTGAACCAGCTTTACAAGCATACCCAGATGGAAACGTCCTTCGGGATCATCATGTTGGCCATAGACCGTGGTCAACCCAGGGTCTTCAATCTTAAGGAAATGCTGAACAGTTTCATAGACTTCCGTCGCGAGGTCGTGATCCGGCGATCCCGGTTTGAATTGGACCGGGCTAAAGAGCGGGCGCATATTCTGGAAGGACTCATCATCGCCTTGAACCGGATCGACGAAGTTATTGCTGTGATCAAGGCGGCAGGTACGCCTCAGGAAGCGACAGCCCATTTGTGTACACGTTTCGGTTTAAGCGAAACGCAAGCCAAGGCCATTCTTGACATGCGGTTGCAACGTCTCACGGGTCTTGAACGTGAAAAAATCGATACAGAGTATGCGGAGTTGACATGGAAAATTCAGGAATTGATTGCTCTTCTGGCTGATGCCAGAAAAATTCTTGATGTGATTGTGAAAGAACTCATCGAAATCAGGGACCGATTTGGCGACGAGCGGCGGACGGAAATTGTGACCAGTATCGAAGACATAGGTATCGAGGACATGATCGTCGAAGAGGACATGGTGGTCACCGTATCGCATTCCGGCTATATAAAGCGTAACGCCGTCAGTCTGTACCGCAGCCAGCGTCGGGGTGGCCGTGGCAAAGTGGGTATGCAACCCAAGGCGGAGGATTTTGTGGAGAGAATATTTATCGCTTCGACTCACCATTACATCCTGATCTTCACCACCGAAGGCCGCGTATACTGGCTCAAAGTCTATCAAATTCCACAGGCGGGGAGAGCCGCTCGCGGCAAGGCCATTATCAACCTGATCAATTTATCTCAGCAAGAGAAACTGGCGGCCATTCTTCCAGTCCGTGATTTTACCGACGACAGTTCCGTTGTTATGGTAACGCAGAAAGGGATTGTCAAGAAGACCGTCTTATCGGCGTATGCGAACCCGCGCTCCACGGGCATCATAGCCATGTCCGGCGATGAGGGGGATGCGTTGATCGATGTTCAGATCACGAACAATCAACAGGATATCTTTCTGGGGACCCGAAAGGGGAAGGCCATCCGTTTTCATGCGGACAACATTCGGGATCTGGGCCGAACCGCAAGGGGTGTCATGGGAATCCGCATGGACGAAGGCGATCATGTGATCGGTCTTGAAATTCTGGCATCGGAAGGGAACGCCATTCTCACCGTATCGGAAAACGGTTACGGGAAACGCACAGTCGTTTCGGCATACCCTCTCCAGGGTCGTGGCGGCAAGGGAACGATCAATCTGAAAACCGTTTCCAAAGTCGGTTACGTAGCCGGCATCTGTCAGGTAACAGGAGAAGAGGATGTGGTCCTCATTAGCGACACGGGAAGAATTATCCGCCTCCGAGTTGATGAAATCACCCTTATTCAACGGGGCACACAGGGGGTGAAGCTCATCGGTTTGAACGAGGAAGAGCGTATCGTTGGCATGGCCCGGGTTGAACGGGACACTTCCCCGGAGGCATCCGAAGACGATCCTGAAAGCGAGGAAATCGAATTGCCCGGGGACGAAGAGGGGGAGGAAGACAAAGGGGCCGCATTTTAA